CTGCGCAACTACCTCGCCCCGCGCAAGCTGGCCGAGGCGGCCACCGACGCCCGTGTGGCCGAGGTGCAGCGCCAGGCCGAGCAGCGGGCGAAGCACGAGGCCCAGAGCGACGAGCAGGCCCGCGAGATGGCCCACGTCCTCAACCGCACCGTCCTCACCATCAAGCGGCGGGCGGGCATGGAGGACAAGCTGTACGGGTCGGTCACTTCGACCGACATCTCCGACGCGGTGTGGAAGGCGCGCAAGATCCGCATCGACCGACGCAAGGTCGACCTGGACGAGCCGATCAAGACCCTCGGCAGCCACAAGGTGACGATGACGGTCTACGGCGACGTGCGCGCGATGCTCAAGGTGATGGTGGTCCCGGGCGGGGCCGAGGAGGAGGGCGGCGTCGAGGCCTTCGAGGCCGAGCCCGATCTCGAGGAAGACTTCTAGGCCTCCTTCGAGAATGTCGGTCACCTCCCACGAGCCGACCGTCCCGCCGCAGGATCTCGACGCCGAGGAGTCGGTGCTCGGGGCGATGCTCGTGTCCGGAAACGCGGTCGCGATCGTCTCCGAGCTGCTGCAGCCGGACGACTTCTACCGCCGCTCCCACGCGACCATCTTCCAGACGATCCTGGAGATGTACGGGCGCGGGGAGAACGTCGACACGATCACGCTCACGAACGCCCTCTCGAACCGAGGCCTCCTCGACGAGGTGGGCGGCAAGGCGGTCGTGCACACGCTCGCGGCCACCGTGCCGGCGGTCGCGAACGCGCGCCACTACGCCCAGATCGTCCGCGACACGGCCACATACCGGGGCCTGATCCGGGCGGGAACGGAGATCGCCGGGCTCGGCTACGAGCGCATGGGCGAGCCGCCGGAGCTGGTCGACCGGGCGGAGCAGATCGTCTTCGGGATCGCCGACCAGCGCATCACCGGCGACTTCGAGCACATGGACACGCTGCTCAAGCAGTCGTTCGACCGCCTCACCCAGCTCGCGGACGACGGCCGCGACCTGACCGGCGTCGCCAGCGGGTTCCGCCAGCTGGACGAGCTCACCGCCGGGTTCCAGGACTCGAACCTGGTCGTGCTCGCTGCCCGTCCGGGCATGGGCAAGACGTCGCTCGCGCTCAACATCGCCGCACACGTGGGCGTGCGCGAGCGCACCCCGGTCGCGATCTTCTCGCTCGAGATGTCCCGCGAGGAGGTGACCACCAGGCTCATGTGCGCCGAGGGCAAGGTCGACTCCAAGCGCCTGCGCCGCGGCAAGCTCGACGCGAGCGACTGGGAGAAGCTCACCAACGCGTCGAGCAAGCTCTACGACGCGCCCATCTACATCGACGACACGGCCGGCGTCACGCCGATCGAGATCAAGGCCAAGAGCAGGCGGCTGAAGTCGCGCCTGAAGGGCGAGCTCGGCCTGGTCATCGTCGACTACCTGCAGCTGATGGGCGGCACGGCCAAGGTGGAGAACCGGGTGCAGGAGATCTCCCAGATCTCGCGCGCGCTCAAGCTGATCGGCCGCGATCTGAACGTTCCGGTCATCGCCATCTCGCAGCTGTCGCGCGCCGTCGAGGCGCGCGGCGACAAGCGGCCGGTGCTCTCCGACCTGCGCGAGTCGGGGTCGATCGAGCAGGACGCCGACCTCGTCATGTTCGTCTATCGTGACGATTATTACGATGATCAGAGCGACGACAAGGGCACGGCCGAGATCATCCTGGCGAAGCACCGCAACGGCCCGCTCGACACGGTGAAGCTCGCCTACGTCGGCCGCTACACCCGATTCGACAACCTGGCCCGTCCCGGGGCCTGAAACGCCGGAGGCATCCGAATGCCGCTCAAGGTGGTCGTGGGCGCCCAGTGGGGCGACGAGGGCAAGGGCAAGATCGTCGATCTGCTGGCCGAGCGCGCCGACGTCGTCGCCCGCTACCAGGGCGGCAACAACGCCGGGCATACCCTCGTCATCGGGTCGGAGACGTACAAGCTCCGGCTCGTCCCGAGCGGCATCCTCTACCCCGGCACCGAGTGCGTGCTCGGAAACGGCTGCGTC
The genomic region above belongs to Gaiellales bacterium and contains:
- the dnaB gene encoding replicative DNA helicase, producing MSVTSHEPTVPPQDLDAEESVLGAMLVSGNAVAIVSELLQPDDFYRRSHATIFQTILEMYGRGENVDTITLTNALSNRGLLDEVGGKAVVHTLAATVPAVANARHYAQIVRDTATYRGLIRAGTEIAGLGYERMGEPPELVDRAEQIVFGIADQRITGDFEHMDTLLKQSFDRLTQLADDGRDLTGVASGFRQLDELTAGFQDSNLVVLAARPGMGKTSLALNIAAHVGVRERTPVAIFSLEMSREEVTTRLMCAEGKVDSKRLRRGKLDASDWEKLTNASSKLYDAPIYIDDTAGVTPIEIKAKSRRLKSRLKGELGLVIVDYLQLMGGTAKVENRVQEISQISRALKLIGRDLNVPVIAISQLSRAVEARGDKRPVLSDLRESGSIEQDADLVMFVYRDDYYDDQSDDKGTAEIILAKHRNGPLDTVKLAYVGRYTRFDNLARPGA
- the rplI gene encoding 50S ribosomal protein L9 — translated: MARRAQQAILLQDVEKLGRKGDVVQVASGHLRNYLAPRKLAEAATDARVAEVQRQAEQRAKHEAQSDEQAREMAHVLNRTVLTIKRRAGMEDKLYGSVTSTDISDAVWKARKIRIDRRKVDLDEPIKTLGSHKVTMTVYGDVRAMLKVMVVPGGAEEEGGVEAFEAEPDLEEDF